The genomic region AACCCGGCCGGTGACCCGTCCGCGCCGCTCATCCCGCGCCTCGACGTGCCCTGGTTGCAGCCGTTTCCGGACGCACGGCTCGGTGACCCCGCCGACGCCCTCCAGCAGCGTACGGGTCTGCGGCTCGCCCTGGTCGCGGCGCTGCAACTGCTGCCCGCTCGGCAACGCGCCGCGCTGGTGCTGCGGGAGGTGCTCCAGTTGTCGGCCGTCGAGGTGGCGCAGGCCCTGGGCAGCAGCGTCGCCTCGGTGAACAGCAGTCTGCAGCGGGCCCGAGCGACGCTGCGGGCCGCCGGGCCGGTGCTCGACGAGGTACGCGAACCGGCCGATCCCGACGAGCGCGCCGTGGTCGAGCGTTATCTGGCGGCGTTCGAGGCGGCCGACCTGGACGGCCTGACCCGCCTGCTCTCCGATGACGTGGTGCTGGAGATGCCACCGGTGGCGCTCTGGCTCGTCGGCAGAGCGCACTACCACCGGTTCCTGGAACGCGTCTTCGCCATGCGGGGCGAGGGCTGGCGCCTGGTGCCCGTGCGGGCCAACGGCACCACGGCGCTGGCGGCGTACGCCCCGGACCCGGAGGCGGGGGGCGTCCGGGCGCACTCGCTTCAGCTCTTCAGCGTGCGGGGTGGCCTGATCCGCTGCTGCGTGACGTTCGTCGACCCGACGATGTTCGACCTGTTCGGACTCCCGACGACACTTGCGGGCCACGCTCCGGAGCTGGTGCCTGTGTCAACGCCCCTGACCAGCCTGCGGCGGGCCCAGACGAGCGGCCGGGTGGGATAACCGTCAGGGCAGGAAATCGCCGGTCAGGGCGATGAGGGCGCGGGCGGCGGCGCCCGCCGGGCGGTCCACAGGCGTGGCGAGCGACGCCGTCCAGTCGAGGTCGGCGTCGGCGACGCGCAGCGTGCGTACGCCCTCGGCGTCGGCGACGGCGAAGCGGGGCAGCAGCGCGATGCCGAGGCCGTGCCGGACGTGGTCGGCGCCGGTCGCGATGTCGGGGATCTCGATCGTGACGCGCCGGGACAGGCCGGCGGTGGCGAACGCCCGGTCGGTGACGGCGCGGTTGCCGTACCCGACCGGGGAGTCGATGAAGTCCAGGCCGGCGAGTTCGTCGAGCGTCACCGCCTCGCGGGCGGCCAACGGATGGTCGTCCGGCACGACGAGGTCGATGACCGAGCGGGCCAGCTCGGTCAGGTGGATCTCCGGCGGCGGGGTGCCGGGCAGCGAGACGAACGCGAGGTCGAGCCGGCGTTCGGTGAGCGCGTCGATGAGCCCCTGGGAGCCGGCGGGGGCGACGCTCGTGTGCAGCAGGACCCCGGGGTGCCGGCGGTGGAACTCGCCGAGCAGGGCCGGCAGGTGCAGGAGCCGGGTCGACGTCATCGTGCCGATCCGCAGGGTGCCACGGAGTCCGCCGTGCACCTCGGCCACGGCGTCGCGGGCGTCGCGGGCCGCGTCGAGGGCGACGCGGGCGCGGGGCAGCAGCGCGGCGCCGGCGTCGGTGAGGAGTACGCGTTTGGAGTTGCGGTCCAGCAGCGGCGCACCCAGTTCGCGTTCCAGGGTCTTGACCGCTGCGGAGACGGCGGACTGGACGACGTGCAGGCGAGCGGCGGCGCGTGTGAAGTTCTGTTCCTCGGCCACGGCGACGAAATACTCGAGTTGGCGCAGTTCCACGCCGCCAAGTATCACCTATGGCGATCGTTACTAGCATCAACTTTCGTTGGACGTGATGATCGCGCCGGGCGACAGTGGGGTCATGTCGTCGACCACCCTGTCCTCCCGCCGGCCCGTCGCCGCGACCGCCCGCGACGAAGGATCCTCTCGCCGCCACGGCCGGGGCTTCTGGGCGATCGCCCTGGCGTTCCTGACCGCGATGGCGTTCTGCACCGTGCCGTCCCCGCTCTACCCGCTCTACATGGCCCGGGACGGCTTCTCCACGTTCATGGTCACGATCGTGTTCGCGGCGTACGCGGTGGGCGTCGTGATCAGCCTGCTGCTCGCCGGGCACGTCTCCGACTGGGTCGGCCGGAAGAAGATCCTCATCCCGGCGCTGGCGCTGGAGCTGGTCGCCGCCGCGCTGTTCCTGGGCGACGCGTCCCTGCCGGTGCTGCTTGTCGCCCGCCTGGTGAGCGGACTGGGCATCGGCATGATCACCGCGACCGCCACCGCGTACCTCCAGGAGCTGCACGCGGCGCACCGGCCCGGCGCGTCCCGCCAGCGCTTCGAGGTGGTCTCCACGGCCGCCAACATCGGTGGCCTCGGCGTGGGCGCGTTGGTCGCGGGCGTTCTCGCCCAGTACGTCCACGCGCCGCTGCGCACCCCGTACCTGGTGTTCGCCGTGCTGCTGACCGCCAGCATCGTGGCCGTCGCGGCGACCCCGGAGACCGTGCGGGAGCGGCTTGTCACACCCACGTACCGGCCGCAGCGGATCAGCGCCGACCACGGCGACCGGGCCGGGTACGTGGCCGCTGCCGCCGCCGGCTTCGCGTCGTTCGCCGTGTTCGGCCTGTTCACCTCCGTCGCCCCGGGCTTCGTCGCGGGCGCCCTGCACCTGCCGTCGCGGGCGCTGGCCGGCGCGGTCGTGTTCGCCGTGTTCGGCGGCGCCGCAGTGGCGCAGACCGTCACCAACAGGCTGCCCGCCCCGACGAAGGTACGACTCGGGCTGCTGGCGCAGGCGGTCGGCGTGCCCGTCGTGCTGGTGGGCATGCACACCGCCAGCCTGACCGCGTTCCTGGTCGGTGGCGTGGTCGCCGGTGTCGGCGCGGGCGTGCTGTTCAAGGCCGCCGTCGGCACGGTCGCGGCGATGGCCGCGCCCGCCCGGCGCGGGGAGGCCCTGGCCGGGCTGTTCCTCATCGCCTACCTGGGGATGAGCCTGCCGGCCGTCGGCATCGGGATCGCCACGCGAACCGTCAGCACGATCACGGCGATGACCTGGTTCACCGGGCTGCTGCTCGTCCTGCTCGCCGGCGTGACGGTGTTGTTCCGCCGCAGCTCCGCGACCCGCTGACCCGCCGGCCGGGTCGGGCGGACGCGGCCCGACCCCGGCCTCGGCGGTCACCGCGGCGGGTCGGACCACCACGGTTCGAGGACCACCGGGTCCGCGACATAGGCCCGCACCTGCGTACGCTCCTCCTCGGTCAACGTCAGCGCGCGCAGGCGGGCACCCCACTCGGGCACCCGATCGGTCTTGCCCAGCGCGATCGACAGCTCGATCAGGCCGGCCAGCGCCGTCGCCTGCTCGACAGCGGGGGCGTCCTCGGCACGACGGCGCATCCCGGAGTCGAGCGCCCGGTAGGCGGCCCGGTCGTCCATCTTGAACTCGCGCAGGATCCGCGCGTTGTCGAGCACCCGGGCCAACCCCTCAAGGTCCGACGACCCGCCGTACTCCAGATCCTTCGGCTCGTCGCGCTGGATGAAGACGATGGTGTTGCCCGACGGGTCGACGACGCTGAACCGCGACGCCCCGGCCCGGTAGCGGGTCAGCCGGGGCAGGCCCTTGACCAGCACCCTGCCGTGGGCGCTGCGCATCGCGTCGGCGAACGCCGCGTGGTACGGCGCAACCGCGTCGACCATCACCAGGCAGCCGCCGGTCTGCTCCTTCGCCGGGTCGAGGCCCCTCGGCGCCGGGCCGTAGTGCAGGGCGAACCCGCTGAACTGCACGACCAGGTACACGTACGGCCGCATCTGCTCGAAGGGCACCGTGAAACCGAGCGCACGCCAGAAGGCCAGGGTCTCCTCCGGCGCCGGGCAGGGCAGCAGCGG from Micromonospora lupini harbors:
- a CDS encoding RNA polymerase subunit sigma-70, whose amino-acid sequence is MAEATAQDRDGRYEAYRGDLLAHCYRMLGSVDEAEDLVQETLLRAWRAADRYDPELSSLRTWLHRIATNACLTALAGRARRPLPSGLNPAGDPSAPLIPRLDVPWLQPFPDARLGDPADALQQRTGLRLALVAALQLLPARQRAALVLREVLQLSAVEVAQALGSSVASVNSSLQRARATLRAAGPVLDEVREPADPDERAVVERYLAAFEAADLDGLTRLLSDDVVLEMPPVALWLVGRAHYHRFLERVFAMRGEGWRLVPVRANGTTALAAYAPDPEAGGVRAHSLQLFSVRGGLIRCCVTFVDPTMFDLFGLPTTLAGHAPELVPVSTPLTSLRRAQTSGRVG
- a CDS encoding MFS transporter; the protein is MSSTTLSSRRPVAATARDEGSSRRHGRGFWAIALAFLTAMAFCTVPSPLYPLYMARDGFSTFMVTIVFAAYAVGVVISLLLAGHVSDWVGRKKILIPALALELVAAALFLGDASLPVLLVARLVSGLGIGMITATATAYLQELHAAHRPGASRQRFEVVSTAANIGGLGVGALVAGVLAQYVHAPLRTPYLVFAVLLTASIVAVAATPETVRERLVTPTYRPQRISADHGDRAGYVAAAAAGFASFAVFGLFTSVAPGFVAGALHLPSRALAGAVVFAVFGGAAVAQTVTNRLPAPTKVRLGLLAQAVGVPVVLVGMHTASLTAFLVGGVVAGVGAGVLFKAAVGTVAAMAAPARRGEALAGLFLIAYLGMSLPAVGIGIATRTVSTITAMTWFTGLLLVLLAGVTVLFRRSSATR
- a CDS encoding glyoxalase codes for the protein MTTNEDRVQPNETTVPLLPCPAPEETLAFWRALGFTVPFEQMRPYVYLVVQFSGFALHYGPAPRGLDPAKEQTGGCLVMVDAVAPYHAAFADAMRSAHGRVLVKGLPRLTRYRAGASRFSVVDPSGNTIVFIQRDEPKDLEYGGSSDLEGLARVLDNARILREFKMDDRAAYRALDSGMRRRAEDAPAVEQATALAGLIELSIALGKTDRVPEWGARLRALTLTEEERTQVRAYVADPVVLEPWWSDPPR
- a CDS encoding LysR family transcriptional regulator — encoded protein: MELRQLEYFVAVAEEQNFTRAAARLHVVQSAVSAAVKTLERELGAPLLDRNSKRVLLTDAGAALLPRARVALDAARDARDAVAEVHGGLRGTLRIGTMTSTRLLHLPALLGEFHRRHPGVLLHTSVAPAGSQGLIDALTERRLDLAFVSLPGTPPPEIHLTELARSVIDLVVPDDHPLAAREAVTLDELAGLDFIDSPVGYGNRAVTDRAFATAGLSRRVTIEIPDIATGADHVRHGLGIALLPRFAVADAEGVRTLRVADADLDWTASLATPVDRPAGAAARALIALTGDFLP